In Capsicum annuum cultivar UCD-10X-F1 chromosome 7, UCD10Xv1.1, whole genome shotgun sequence, one genomic interval encodes:
- the LOC107854238 gene encoding putative GDP-L-fucose synthase 2, which yields MPIDKSAKIYVAGHHGLVGSAVVRHLTRLGFTNLLLRSHSDLDLTNQLSVDEFFSSQKPDYVILAAAKVGGIHANNTYPAEFITINLQIQTNVVVSAFKYKVRKLLFLGSSCIYPKFAPQPIPESALLTGELEGTNEWYAIAKIAGVKMCQAYKLQYNFDAISAMPTNLYGRNDNFHPENSHVLPALLRRFHEAKVNGFDEVVVWGSGSPLREFLHVDDLADAVVFLLENYSDLEHVNVGSGKEVSIKELAELVKEVVGFKGELVWDTSKPDGTPRKLMDNSKIARLGWTPKISLRDGLVDTYKWYVENYGKQ from the coding sequence ATGCCTATCGACAAATCCGCCAAGATCTACGTCGCCGGCCACCATGGTCTCGTCGGCTCCGCCGTCGTCCGCCACCTCACCAGGCTCGGCTTCACCAATCTCCTCCTCCGTTCCCATTCCGATCTCGATCTCACTAACCAACTCTCCGTTGACGAGTTTTTCTCCTCTCAAAAACCCGATTACGTCATCCTCGCCGCCGCAAAAGTCGGCGGAATTCACGCTAACAACACTTATCCAGCTGAATTCATAACTATAAACCTCCAAATCCAAACGAACGTCGTCGTTTCAGCGTTTAAGTACAAGGTACGTAAGTTGCTCTTCTTAGGTTCTTCGTGTATTTACCCTAAATTCGCGCCGCAACCGATCCCCGAAAGCGCGTTGTTAACTGGGGAATTAGAGGGGACTAATGAGTGGTATGCGATTGCGAAGATTGCTGGTGTAAAAATGTGTCAAGCGTATAAGTTGCAGTATAATTTCGATGCGATTTCGGCAATGCCGACGAATTTGTATGGTAGGAATGACAATTTTCATCCCGAGAATTCGCATGTTTTACCTGCATTGTTGCGTAGGTTTCACGAGGCGAAGGTGAATGGTTTTGATGAGGTGGTTGTGTGGGGGAGTGGTTCTCCGTTAAGGGAGTTTTTACACGTCGATGATTTAGCGGATGCGGTTGTGTTTTTGTTAGAGaattatagtgatttggaacATGTTAATGTGGGGAGTGGGAAGGAAGTGAGTATTAAGGAGTTAGCGGAGTTGGTGAAGGAAGTTGTGGGGTTTAAAGGGGAGTTGGTTTGGGATACGAGTAAGCCGGATGGGACACCGAGGAAGCTTATGGATAATTCGAAGATTGCTAGATTGGGTTGGACACCAAAGATATCGCTTCGAGATGGTCTTGTTGATACTTACAAATGGTATGTGGAGAATTATGGCAAACAATAG
- the LOC124899987 gene encoding probable GDP-L-fucose synthase 1, whose translation MVEMSQMTISTLKTPTFYLHCYVDFTLLREFLHVDDLADAVVFLLENYSDLEHANVGNGKEVSIKELAELVKDVLGLKWELVRDMSKPDGTPRKLMDNLKITPKISLRDGLVDTYKWYVENYGKQYCR comes from the coding sequence ATGGTAGAAATGAGTCAAATGACAATTTCCACCTTGAAAACTCCCACTTTTTACCTGCATTGTTATGTAGATTTCACGTTGTTAAGGGAGTTTTTACACGTCGATGATTTAGCGGATGCAGTTGTGTTTCTGTTAGAGAATTATAGTGATTTGGAGCATGCTAATGTGGGGAATGGGAAGGAAGTGAGTATTAAGGAGTTGGCGGAGTTGGTGAAGGATGTTCTGGGGCTTAAATGGGAGTTGGTTCGAGATATGAGTAAGCCGGATGGGACACCGAGGAAGCTTATGGATAATTTGAAGATTACACCAAAGATTTCGCTCCGAGATGGTCTTGTTGATACGTACAAATGGTATGTGGAGAATTATGGAAAGCAATATTGCAGGTGA